A segment of the Nomascus leucogenys isolate Asia chromosome 1a, Asia_NLE_v1, whole genome shotgun sequence genome:
TTAAACCATAAACTCAGAAACACGCCTTGCACACACAGTAGACACCTGCTTGACCAACATCTGCTGAACTGAGTGGCAAGAATTCACAGTCACAATAGAAACCTTATACTTGGAGTCAAATAATCAGGAATTCCTCTCCAACTTGCTTAGTTTCAGCCTGCAGGGCTGGGTGAAAGGGCGTTGTTTACTTGCACTAGCTACAGGTGATGTAGTCAGGGTGGGTAGGCAGAATTAGCTGTCAAACTTAAAGGGCAAGATGGAGAGAAAATAGGATAAATGGATATTCCTGTAGCTCAGTGTTTATGATGTAGGACAGAATCTTTGTACAGAATTGACTGGGGAGAGCAGCTCAGAACCCACCCTGTGATGGCTGAGTGCTGGCTGTCTTCTGGAGGGTGTGTGGGGCTGACATGGTGGCCTGGGGGAGTGATGGAAGGCCCATCATCTATGTACTTTGACTTCTCATAAACTCCTATGGCATGTTTTTAATAATTGATAGAATAAGTAAACAGAAAGTCAATATAGAAGACCTGAACACTACTACTAGCCAACTTGACCTAAGTGACATTTGTAGAACACTGAATCCCCAAACAGCAGAATAcaccagaatatacattcttctcaagtgcatatGGGCCGTCTACCAAGAAAGatcacattctgggccataaaatgaGTCCCAAGAAGTGTAAAACATTTTAGGTCACACAGAGTATGTTTTCTAACAATGGAATTAAATCAGAAATCAATAGGAAAATTCTTGAAACATCCCAAGTATTTGgaaatgaaatacttttaaatagCTTATCAGGCAAAGATGAAAAGGgagcttagaaaatattttgagctgaatgaaaaggaaaatacaacataccaaaatttgtgggatgctgCTAAAATAATaggaggaaatttatagcactaagtgatTGTAATAGAAGATTTCAAATGAATGACCTTAGTTCCCACCTTAGGAAATAACAGCACATTAAAccaaagcaaacagaagaaaggaaatcatatgtatgtgttaaaataaaacattacatgcAGTAAAATTGAATTTTGGTGGGAAGTATACAGTTctatgaggtttttttgtttttgttttttgagatggagtttcactcttattgcccaggctggagtgcagtggcacaatctctgctcactgcaacctctgcctcctagcttcaagcaattctcctgcctcagcctcccgagtagctgggattacaggcatgagccaccacgcctggctaatttttttgtgtttttagtacacacggggtttcactatgttggtcaggctggtttcgaactcctgaccttgtgatccgcccgtctccacctcccagagtgttgggattacaggctttagccactgcgcccggccagttctatgagttttaaaacaaatgtagACCACCACCCAACACATGGTAAGCACCAGCACAATCAGGACACAAACATGTCCCATCACTTCCCACATTCCCTCAGGCCGTCCCTTCACAGTCCAACCCTTCCCTAACCCCAAGCCCTGGCAATCACTCATCTGTTCTCCGACACtagtttttgccttttctagCATGTCCTAGAAAAGGATTCATACAGTAAGTCCCCTTTAGAGTGGGCTTCTCTCGCTTGCATAGCGCTTTTGAATTTATCCATATTGTTGAGGGCAGCgccgtgattttggctcactgaagccttgacctcccaggctcaagaaatcctcccatctcagcctcccatgcagctgggaATAGAAGCGGAGGCCCGGTGGGGATCGTGGCGCCGCAGCCAGGGCAGCCAGCCCCAAGGGGCGCCGCCGCCACCGCGAGACCCCCGGGCGCCACCACCCGCCACGGGCAACGCCTCCGCCGCCGCTGCCGAGACCCCCGGGCGCCACCACCCGCCACGGGCAACGCCTCCGCCGCCGCTGCCGAGACCCCCGGGCGCCACCACCCGCCACGGGCAACGCCTCCGCCGCCGCCACCGCGAGACCCCCGGGCGCCACCACCCGCCACGGGCAACGCCTCCGCCGCCGCCACCGCGAGACCCCCGGGCGCCACCACCCGCCACGGGCAACGCCTCCGCCGCCGCTGCCGAGACCCCCGGGCGCCACCACCCGCCACGGGCAACGCCTCCGCCGCCGCTGCCGAGACCCCCGGGCGCCATGGGCAGCGCCCCCGCCAAGAAGGACACCGAGCAGGAGGAGAGCGTGAAAGAGCCAAAGCCAGAGGAGATTTCCTCCACCGATGGGGAAACCCCGCTCACAACACCGCCGGCTCGGATCGGTTTGAGCGGCTCAGGACGCCGGGCGCGGGCCCCTTCGGGcgggtgctgctgctgctgaggcaCCGGGAGACCGGCGGCCACTACGCCATGAAGACCCTCCACAAGCAGAAGGTGGTGCAGCTGAGGCAGGTCGAGCACACACTGAACGAGAAGCGCATCCTGCAGGCCATCGACTTTCCTTTCCTCGTGAAGCCGCAGTTCCCCCTTAAGGACAACTCCCACCTGTACCTGGTGACGGAGAAGGATGTTCTGCCACCGGCGCGCGTGGGAAGGTTCAGGGAGCCCCACGCCTGTTTCCACGCCGCCCAGGTCGTCCTGGCCTCTTCCAGTACCTGCACCCGCTCGACCTCATCCACCGCGGCCTGAAGCCCGAGAATCTTCTCCTCGACCTGCAGGGCTACCTGCGGGTCCCGGACTTTGGTTTCGCCAAGCGC
Coding sequences within it:
- the PRKACG gene encoding LOW QUALITY PROTEIN: cAMP-dependent protein kinase catalytic subunit gamma (The sequence of the model RefSeq protein was modified relative to this genomic sequence to represent the inferred CDS: inserted 2 bases in 2 codons; deleted 4 bases in 2 codons; substituted 1 base at 1 genomic stop codon) translates to MGSAPAKKDTEQEESVKEXKARGDFLHRWGNPAHNTAGSDRFERLRTPGAGPFGRVLLLLRHRETGGHYAMKTLHKQKVVQLRQVEHTLNEKRILQAIDFPFLVKPQFPLKDNSHLYLVTEKDVLPPARVGRFREPHACFHAAQVVLAFQYLHPLDLIHRGLKPENLLLDLQGYLRVPDFGFAKRVKGRTWTFXGTPVYLAPEIILSKGYSKAVDWWARGVLIXEMAVGFPPFHAHQPIQVYEKIVSGRARFPSKLSSDLKDLLRLLQVDLTKRFGNLRNGVGDTKNHRFATTNWIAICEKKVEAPLIPKYSGPGDASNFDNYEEEELWISISEKCAKEFSEF